Part of the Oerskovia paurometabola genome is shown below.
GGGAGAGCGTAGGGGGACGCTGGACCTCGGGGAGCAGCGGGGCCTGAGCGACGAGCGCGGTGTGCCCGCCGAGCAACCCTCCAGAGGTCCGTGTCGGCGGCGGCTGGGAAGGTGGGACTCGGGAGGCCCCGCACCGGGCGGGACCGGGAAGGTCGCCATGAGCTCACCGACGCAGTCCCGTACGTACCCGCACGGGGTGCCGTGCTGGGTCGACACCGAGCAGCCCGACGTCGACGCCGCCACCGCGTTCTACGGCGCCCTGTTCGGGTGGACGTTCACCGACAAGATGCCGCCCGACGCACCGGGGCGCTACGTCGTCGCCTCGCTCGACGGGCAGGACGTCGCGGCGATCGCCTCCCCACCCGACGGCGGTGACGCGCCACCCGAGTGGATCACCTACGTCGCGGTCGACGACATCGGTGTGACAGCCGGGGCTGTCGCGGCCGACGGCGGCGTGCTGCTCTCCGGCCCTGAGGTCGTCGGCCCACCCGGACGGATGGCCTCGGTCCAGGACCCGCAGGGCGCACGGTTCCGCCTGTGGCAGGCGGGCACGCGCCTCGGGGCGCAGCGCGTCAACGAGCCGGGGACCTGGAACTTCAGCAACCTCCTCACCCCGGACCCCGACCGCGCCCTCGACTTCTACGGTCCGCTGCTCGGGTGGGAGCTCGACCCCGAGCTCGGCGCCGGGATGTTCCGCGTCCCCGGCTACGGCGACCACCTCGCACGGACCGTGGACCCTGGCATCCACGAGCGGCAGGAGTTCGCACCCCCGGGTTTTGCCGACGTCGCCGCGGGCGTCGCGCGCGTGTCCGGGCCGGCGCGCTGGGACGTGGCGTTCTCCGTCGCCGACCGGGACGAGAGCGCGGCCGCGGCCGAGCGGGCCGGCGGGGTCGTGCTGTCGACGTCGGAGAACGAATGGGTGCGCGAGGCCGTGGTGCGCGACCCGCAGGGAGCGGAGCTGACGCTGTCGCAGTTCGCGCCGCAGGAGTGGGGGTAGAAGCTCAGGCGGGTCCAGGAGGAAGGGTCACGCCACCCCGTCAGCCGTCTCGTCACGGCGACGCCTTCTTGGCTTCCGCTCCGGCATGTCGTCGATGTCGCGTGGGAACAACGACTTCGCGGTGCGCGCGATGAGCTGTGTGAGCGTCGCGTCCACCGCTCCGCCGACGACACCACCAACGATGGGCAGCACCTTGGCGAGCGTGATCGCTGCCCGTTGCGTCCCGTACTTGGCGACGAGAAAGAAGCCCGCTTTCTTGTTGACCTGCCGGAGAACGCTCATGGGGATCGCCTTGATGGCCTCCATCGCGAACTGCTGCCCGACCTTGGCACCGAACGCACTGAGTACCTGCTGTGCGGTCGAGCCGGCAGACACGAGGGTGACCATCGTGAGGATGTGCGGATCGTGCAGGTCGTAGCCGCGTAGATAGGCGATCGCGCCGGCAAGGCGTGCATTGATGATCAGCGCACCAGCCATGTTGGCGGGGATCGTGACCGGCATGGCGACAAGTCCACCCAGGCCGGTGACGAAGCCGTTCGCGCCTGCAGCCTGCGTCGACTCAATGACGAGTCGCTTGATGACGCGTTCGATCTCCTCGGTGTCCTCGTCCGGGTTTCTCTGCCTCTTCTTGCTCGGGTCGTACCGTTCCTTCTGGACCCGTGCCAGACGCGACTCCGCCCACTCGACGGATCCGGCCACGGGGCCCACTCCGTCGGCGACCACCGAGCCGACCAGCGCGGTCAGGCGCGCTGCGACCTTCTCGACCCGGGACTCGGTGGTGTCGTCGGAGTCGTTCGGGGCGTTCTCGGTTGCGGTCGCCGACACGGTGCCTCCATGGTCGCTGGGTGAGTCTGCGAGCCTGAATGTACGGTTCTTTGGCACCTGGTAGGAGGGTCGAGCGGGTGAAATCGGCACGCGTCGACGAAAGTCGAACGTCAAATGGTTCGAAGTCGCACTAGTTACGGGTCCCGAACCGTTCCAGCGCCTCCGCGAGCTCGCGCCACCCTGCGCTCCGGTCGCCCCGGCGTCAGCGCGCTGCCGTACAGCGTGCGCATCCTCCCGCAGCCGTCGCACGAGCGCAGCCTCGTCCGGGCCCACGGGGAGGTATCGGTCGTCGAGCAGGTGCGGGGCGTCGCGTTCGGCGTACATCGCCACGGTGTCGAGGAAGCGCGTCAGGCCCCGCGCGGCCCGACGGCGGCGCGCAGCCTCGGCCTCCTTCTCCCCACGGGAGGTGGTCTCTCTGGCGGGAGTGCCGTCGTCGGGCAGGGGAGGGGATGCGACGGCGACGTCGAAGCGGCCCTCCCAGAGGCGGCTGAAGGCCGCGTCGTCGGCCAGGTGGACGACCGTCCCGATCTCGCTCCCCAGCCCGCCGGGCGCACCCGACGCGACGAGCTCCTCACGGAGCCCGGCGACCTCGTAGGCGAAGCGGAGCAGGTTGTCGTCCGTCATCGAGGCGCCCACGACCAGCAGGTGCTTGGTCATCATGAGCGACTGCACGAGTGAGCCGACGGGCTTCCAGCGGGTGTCGTACCGGACGAACGAGCTGCGGGAGAGCACGATCGTCGCCGGATGGTCGACGTCCCCGTGCATCTTGAGGACCCACGGGCGCGATGCCTTGGTGGGGTCCCAGGGGAGGGTCGAGATCGCGAGGTCGCGTCGGCCGACCGGAAGGCCCGACGACGCCGCGACCGCCTCCTCGTAGAGGTGGTCGTAGTTCGTGGTCACCGCCTCGGGTATGCGCATGCCCGCGAGCAGGCAGTGGGCGAGGCTCGGGCGGCGGCCGTCCCTGGCGAGGATCGCCGCGACCTGGCGACCCAGCTGCTCCTGGCTGTCGCGACGCGCGGCCTCGTCGTGCCGGCCCGCCTGCTTGGCCAGGATGACCTGCAGGAGCTCGGCCTGCTCGAGCGAACCGAGGCCCTGGAGATCCTTCGGTGTGATGTCGAGGCTCATCGCCTCGACGAAGTTGTCCAACAGCGCGCCCCAGGAGGGTAGGCCTGCGGCGATGCTCACGCCGGCGCCGAAGAAGAGGGCAAGGTCGCCCCTGGCGGCTCGCTCACTTGCGGGCCTGAGCGTCGAGCTTCTCGGTCGGGAGGGCGCGACGTCCTGCGGCCCGGCGGCGGTGCTGGAGCGCCGAGTAGTCGGACCGGCTCGACGCGACGAGCGCGACCTCGACCCCGTGCTCGTCGGCCGCCGCCGTGAGGTGGGCGAGGAGGGCGTCGATGACCAGACCCCGCTCGACGTCGTGGCCGCCGCCCGCCGTGCCGAGGACCGGGAGCGCGACCAGTGGAAGGTCGCGGCCCGCCGCGTGGGCGGTGGAACGAAGGCGCTCGCTGCCCGTTCGCGCGATGTGCTCGACGGCACGCGCCGCAGCGCGCCCGACCTCGTCGGGCGTCGCGCCGATCGCATCGAGGAACCAGACCTGACGGTCGCTGAGGGGCTGGCGGCTCGCCGGGAGCGCGGAGCCGCGCTGCCAGCCGTGCGGACGGACGGTGGCCCAGTCCTCGTGGGCGCCCAGGCCCACGGCCGGGCGCCAGTGGTCGCGGACGCTGAAGCGCGAGTCCGTCGAGATGACGACGGCGTTCGCGCCGAGAGCCTCGAGGCGGCCGTTGAGGACGAAGAGGTGGCCGGGGGTCATGGGGTCTCAACCGATGGCGCCGTGAGCGAACGGTGACGTTCGATCGGTGCCAGAGCCATGGGCGCCCGGTGTTCCTCCCAGTGCTTGCCCAACCAGTCCACCTGCTCGTCCTCTAGCGCCACGTTCAGGTGCTCGTCGTGCAGCCTGGCGTACTGCGGGAACTGGGTGAGCTCGGACCCGACGTCGATTCGAAGGCGGGAGGGGTCCACTGCGATCAGTCCGTCGTCGAAAAGGCGGTGAACGTCTAGCCGGAGCATCAGGCCACCATGCTCATTTTCACGAGTCTGCGACCAGCTCCGCATTGAAGCCTCAACTCATGGGTCTAGTGGGCGCTGACGAGGCGTAGCCCAAGGAAGTCTCGCGTGGTCAATCAGGCTCTTCGTAGTTGGGGTGCCGATGGTGACAGGTAGCGCCGGGCCGGTGCTCGGGCGACCCAATGGTCGGACGCTCGCCCGGGACTGTCCTACCCTGGGATCCCACTCAGCTCACCAAGGTAGGTAGAGATGCCCGAACAGCCCGTCGAGACACTTGATCTTACGCCGTCGCCGCGCATCCTCGAGATGATCGCCGAGACGGACCTGCAGATCCATCAGTGCCTCGCGGAGCTGATCGACAATTGCTTCGACGAGTTGCAGAAGGCTCGGGAGGCGATCCCCGGCTTCGACGGGCGCGTCGACATCACCCTCCCGACCGCTAGCAGGGCGAACCGGCACTCGGAGGTTGTAGTTGCGGACTCGGGCAGGGGCATGTCTCCCGAGCAGATGGAGCAGGCTCTGAAGGCTGGCTCGTCAAGCAACAGCCAGTACGGCACGTTGGGGCTCTTCGGGATGGGCTTCAACGTCGCGACGGCCCGGCTCGGTGGTGTCACGGTTGTGAGGTCCGGTCGTGAGGGTGACGGCTTCTGGAACGTCGTGACTATCGACCTCACCGAGATGCGCCGTGCGGGGACCTTTCATGTGCCGCTGACCAAGGAGCCAAAGGCATCTGGTGAGCACGGCACGATGATCATCGTCAAGGGGTTGCGGCAGGACACGGTGGCCAAGCTCCAGAAGCAGGCCGAGTTGGGGCGCGTGAGGACCCAACTGGGCAACATCTATACCTTCATGCTCCGCGATCCCCAGCGCTCCTCCTACTCTGGCTCAGACGTCATCGGCGGTCTCGCGCTGTCGCTCTATCTCAACGGGAACGCAATCAAGCCGACCGTGCCGTGCGTCTGGGACCCATCTCGAGCGGTCCCCTACAAGGGGCAGGACATCAAGTCGGTCCGTTCCCTCGAATTCCCCTTGACCAGCGCCTTCGCGTGCATGGACTGCGGGCACTGGATGAGTCTGAGCGCGGACGAGTGCACTGAGTGCTCATCCTGCAACGTGCATGAGCGCGAACGGCGCATCACCGGCTGGCTCGGCATTCAGCGCTACAACCACAACAGCGACTTCGGAATCAGCCTCATTCGGCAGGGTCGAGTGATCGTGCACCGCGACAAGTCCCTCTTCGAGTGGATCGACGACGACGACACTCGGCAGGTCGAGTACCCGATCGAGGTTGGAGGCGGGCGGATCGTCGGAGAAGTCCACCTCGATCACGCACCTGTCACCTTCCGCAAGACAAACTTCGATCGCGAGAATGCCGCCTGGTCGACGATGGTCCAAAAGGTACGGGGCGTGGCTCCCTTGCGGCCCGGAAAGGCGCGAGAGCTAAACCTCGCTGAGAACGATAGTCCACTCGGGATCCTGTTCAATGCCTACCGCCGAAATGACCCGGGCCTCCGTTACTTGGTTCCGGGAAACGGAAGGTCGGCGATTCATGACCGGGCTCGTGAGTGGGCTCGCCTCTTCGTCGCAGGTGACCCCGAGTATCAGACCGACTCGGTGTGGTACGCCGCGATCGAAGAGCACGAGGCGATGGTCCACGGGCGTGGTTCCGACATGTCGGAGCCGCGCGCGGATGACGACTGGCTCGCGAGAGAGGGGCTCGGCCACCTGACTGGCGGTGGCGACGAGTCTGACGAGCAGGACGAAGGTTCCGGTCTGGTTGCTGAACCGGACGCTCCGTCACGGCCGGTGACGCTCGATGAGCGGTTTGCGCGCTACCGCGAGAATTCGGTGAGCGTAGCCGGCATCGATGGAAAGGCCTCGATCGGGGGTGCGGCCCCGTTTATCCGGTGCTACCTGACGTGCGGCGTCGACCTGTCGGCGGAGAACAACGGACCCTACTTCGCGATTAGGGTGACAGGTGGCGAGGTGGAGATGTACGTAGCCGGTGAGCATCCGTTGATCGCCGAATACGGCTGGGATGCGACGTCGGTGGCGCTCGTCTGCGCGGCCCCTGTTCTCTCTACGGTTCTCCAGTACAGCGGCACGGTAGACGCGTTCATCTTGGACGTCCTCTCGGCGCATGCCGACATGAAACTCGATCACGCGGCCGTGCGGTCCCGGGCGGAGGGACTCGTCGAGCATCTGCGCGATCTGTTCGGCCCGGTCGTTGGCGAGACTCCCTTGGTGAGTTGGGAGAGGCTTCGCCCGTCGTCGCGACGTGAGGCGGAATTCGCCGCCTACAAATCGTCGCCGTCCATTGACTGGATGAACGCGATCGAGACTGGAAGGTTTGCTGACTACCTCACTGTCGCTGGAATCAAGGACTTGGTCGCGGAGGACCCGGAGCGATACCTGGACGGACGGGTGTTCAGGACGACCTACTCGGCGTTCGACGACGAGGGAACGCGCGCCGACACGCTCGACCGGCTCGATGGCCTTCTGAGTGATCTCGGCAGGATGCTCGGGGTGACGCGGGGGACGAGCGCTCGCGAGCTCAGCAAGCACCTCCTCTCGGCAGAGCTGATCGCCGCAGAGGTGGCGGACTGATGGGGCTGCGCTTCGTAGACCCTGGGTTTCTGCGGGCTGGCGGACCGTTGGGTTTCACCCGGCAGGTAGAGCGCCTGCTTGCACTGATCGGGTTCGTTGATGTCATCAACATTGACGCCTCCGGAGATCAGGGCGGCGATCTGATAGGCAGACTCAAAGGTGACGACTGGGTTTTCCAGGCGAAGTGGCGCCTCAGAGGAGGAGCGACGGTCGACGCGGATGCGGTGGACGAAGTGCAGAACGCGATGTCCGCGTACCGAATCGATCGTGGTGTTGTCGTCACAAACGGCACCTTCACTAAGAAGGCACGCGCCCGCGTTGAGGCGCTTCGCAAGGTCAACCTCAACATTTCGCTCTGGGACGGAGTTGCGCTCGAGAAGCTGCATGATCGTGCCAGCGAGCGGACCAAACCCTTCAAACTCCACGAGTACCAGGAGCGCGCGGTCGAAGGTGCCTGGAAGGCCCTGACCGACACAGGGCGGGCGCTGACCTTCCTCGCGACAGGGCTCGGCAAGACGGTCGTCGCAGGACGGGTCGTAACCAAGATCTTGACTGCCTGCCCCGGTGCGAGAGTCCTGGTGGTGGCGCACACGACGGATCTCGTCGAGCAACTGGAGCGGTCCATGTGGCGTGACATTCCGAAGAGTGTCGCGACCCGGGTTGTGAACGGGACATTCAAACCGGATGACCTTCGGGGGGTCACCTTCGCGGTTCTGCCGACGGCCGCGAACTACGTCCGGTCTGGCTTTAAACCAGACGCGATCATCGTAGATGAGGCGCACCACGTCGGGGAGGATGGCGACTACGCCGACGTCTTTGCCGCGCTGCCGGATGTCCCGAGGCTCGGCGTCACTGCCACGCCGTGGCGCGGCGATCGGTTCGACATCGAAAAGGTCTTCGGTCGGCCCGTCGTACGCGTGAGCATTTCGGACGGCATGTGTCTAGGCTACCTCGCGAGCGTCAGGTATAAGCTCTACTCCGACAACATCGACTGGGACTTCGTTCGCGACCAAAGCGAGAAGGGGTACTCGATCAGGGACCTCAACAAGCGTCTCTTCGTACCGGAACGCGACGAGGCGATCCGCGATCACCTGATCGAGGTTTGGGGTCGGACGAGGAGCCCTCGTGCGATCGTCTTCTGCCAGACCATCCTGCACGCGGAGGAGATGGCAGGGCTCCTTGCTCGAGTTCCGGGATGGACAGCAACGACCTCGATCCACGGGCAGCTGACGAAGAGTGAACGTCGTGATCGACTTGTCCGTTTCCGCAATGGAGAGATCCCAATCCTTACCAGCGTCGATTTGCTAAATGAGGGCGTGGATGTGCCCGACGTGAACATCCTCGCATTCGCCAGGGTCACGCACTCGCGGCGGATCTTTGTGCAGCAGCTCGGCCGCGGGCTCCGGATCCGCGCTGGCAAAGAGAGCGTGGAAGTGTTGGATTTCGTGTCTGACATCCGACGCCTCGCCGAGATCCACGACTTACGGGAGCAGGTCAGTGAGTCGGAAGCCGAGAGCGTATCCGTCCCGCGGAACGAGTTCGAGTTCACCGACGCCAGGGTCGAGGGCCTCCTAGAGCGCTGGATCGCGGATGTCGGTGACCTCGCAGGTGCCGACGACAGCGTCCGTCTCGAGTTTCCCCCGGAAGTAGGAGCGTGATTGGTGGCCGACATCCCGGATGCCGTACGGCATGAGATCGTCGTTGAGCTTTATAAGCGCCTTGATGAGATGCAGTGGGAGCAGTTCAGCTCGAGCGAGAGCACGGCGGCGTACCAGCGTTTTGTGAGCGACCCCGCAGTCGGGGGGAGGCTTGGGACATACATGCCACGTGGTCAAATCAGGGTGTGGATAAAGGACGGTCCTGCGAAGGAGTACCGGCGCGCCCTTGAGGGGGTTGGACGGTATGCGCCCTTTACATCACGGCAGTACCCGGGTCCGCAGTCGATCATCGACGGCTCGATCGGAAGCGGGTGGCTCGTGCGACTAGAGTCTCTCGACCACAAGCCGATGCGATGTCAGGCGGCCAAGGGCGATGAGGTGCGCTTCGTGACATGGGGTGCCTTCGCAAACCTTAAGGAACTGATCTGGACCGGCGCTGTTCACATCGCCTCGGGCTCAGCGATCGGTTTCGATGTCGTCGTGACCAAGCCGAGTATTGCCCCGTTGCCGCCCGATGACTGGAGGTTTGTGCGCGATCTCTGCGGAGTCATCGGCGCGGTGCCGCATCAGGTTACGAACGCGGCCCGGCGTAAACAGGTCTGGTCGGCGCCCGTGTTCAAGGACTGACAGGTCCACACCCTGCTGTGACGGTGAGAATGGCTGCGTATCGCAGGCGGTCTCAACCCGCGGCGCGAAGGCGATCGCTGCGGCGGGTCGCTGACAGGGTGGGAATTCAAGAACAACAGGTGCGCCGGTACCTGCTGCGCCACGGCGGGGTACGGCCCTCGCTGCGGCATCTGAACCCTTCCGAGCGAGAGGAGATTCTCGCGGGATCGCGGCCGGCTCGTCCGCTCGGGCGATCGCAGAG
Proteins encoded:
- a CDS encoding DEAD/DEAH box helicase family protein, whose amino-acid sequence is MGLRFVDPGFLRAGGPLGFTRQVERLLALIGFVDVINIDASGDQGGDLIGRLKGDDWVFQAKWRLRGGATVDADAVDEVQNAMSAYRIDRGVVVTNGTFTKKARARVEALRKVNLNISLWDGVALEKLHDRASERTKPFKLHEYQERAVEGAWKALTDTGRALTFLATGLGKTVVAGRVVTKILTACPGARVLVVAHTTDLVEQLERSMWRDIPKSVATRVVNGTFKPDDLRGVTFAVLPTAANYVRSGFKPDAIIVDEAHHVGEDGDYADVFAALPDVPRLGVTATPWRGDRFDIEKVFGRPVVRVSISDGMCLGYLASVRYKLYSDNIDWDFVRDQSEKGYSIRDLNKRLFVPERDEAIRDHLIEVWGRTRSPRAIVFCQTILHAEEMAGLLARVPGWTATTSIHGQLTKSERRDRLVRFRNGEIPILTSVDLLNEGVDVPDVNILAFARVTHSRRIFVQQLGRGLRIRAGKESVEVLDFVSDIRRLAEIHDLREQVSESEAESVSVPRNEFEFTDARVEGLLERWIADVGDLAGADDSVRLEFPPEVGA
- a CDS encoding SIR2 family NAD-dependent protein deacylase; the encoded protein is MSIAAGLPSWGALLDNFVEAMSLDITPKDLQGLGSLEQAELLQVILAKQAGRHDEAARRDSQEQLGRQVAAILARDGRRPSLAHCLLAGMRIPEAVTTNYDHLYEEAVAASSGLPVGRRDLAISTLPWDPTKASRPWVLKMHGDVDHPATIVLSRSSFVRYDTRWKPVGSLVQSLMMTKHLLVVGASMTDDNLLRFAYEVAGLREELVASGAPGGLGSEIGTVVHLADDAAFSRLWEGRFDVAVASPPLPDDGTPARETTSRGEKEAEAARRRRAARGLTRFLDTVAMYAERDAPHLLDDRYLPVGPDEAALVRRLREDAHAVRQRADAGATGAQGGASSRRRWNGSGPVTSATSNHLTFDFRRRVPISPARPSYQVPKNRTFRLADSPSDHGGTVSATATENAPNDSDDTTESRVEKVAARLTALVGSVVADGVGPVAGSVEWAESRLARVQKERYDPSKKRQRNPDEDTEEIERVIKRLVIESTQAAGANGFVTGLGGLVAMPVTIPANMAGALIINARLAGAIAYLRGYDLHDPHILTMVTLVSAGSTAQQVLSAFGAKVGQQFAMEAIKAIPMSVLRQVNKKAGFFLVAKYGTQRAAITLAKVLPIVGGVVGGAVDATLTQLIARTAKSLFPRDIDDMPERKPRRRRRDETADGVA
- a CDS encoding HNH endonuclease; protein product: MRSWSQTRENEHGGLMLRLDVHRLFDDGLIAVDPSRLRIDVGSELTQFPQYARLHDEHLNVALEDEQVDWLGKHWEEHRAPMALAPIERHRSLTAPSVETP
- a CDS encoding ATP-binding protein, translated to MPEQPVETLDLTPSPRILEMIAETDLQIHQCLAELIDNCFDELQKAREAIPGFDGRVDITLPTASRANRHSEVVVADSGRGMSPEQMEQALKAGSSSNSQYGTLGLFGMGFNVATARLGGVTVVRSGREGDGFWNVVTIDLTEMRRAGTFHVPLTKEPKASGEHGTMIIVKGLRQDTVAKLQKQAELGRVRTQLGNIYTFMLRDPQRSSYSGSDVIGGLALSLYLNGNAIKPTVPCVWDPSRAVPYKGQDIKSVRSLEFPLTSAFACMDCGHWMSLSADECTECSSCNVHERERRITGWLGIQRYNHNSDFGISLIRQGRVIVHRDKSLFEWIDDDDTRQVEYPIEVGGGRIVGEVHLDHAPVTFRKTNFDRENAAWSTMVQKVRGVAPLRPGKARELNLAENDSPLGILFNAYRRNDPGLRYLVPGNGRSAIHDRAREWARLFVAGDPEYQTDSVWYAAIEEHEAMVHGRGSDMSEPRADDDWLAREGLGHLTGGGDESDEQDEGSGLVAEPDAPSRPVTLDERFARYRENSVSVAGIDGKASIGGAAPFIRCYLTCGVDLSAENNGPYFAIRVTGGEVEMYVAGEHPLIAEYGWDATSVALVCAAPVLSTVLQYSGTVDAFILDVLSAHADMKLDHAAVRSRAEGLVEHLRDLFGPVVGETPLVSWERLRPSSRREAEFAAYKSSPSIDWMNAIETGRFADYLTVAGIKDLVAEDPERYLDGRVFRTTYSAFDDEGTRADTLDRLDGLLSDLGRMLGVTRGTSARELSKHLLSAELIAAEVAD
- a CDS encoding VOC family protein, which encodes MSSPTQSRTYPHGVPCWVDTEQPDVDAATAFYGALFGWTFTDKMPPDAPGRYVVASLDGQDVAAIASPPDGGDAPPEWITYVAVDDIGVTAGAVAADGGVLLSGPEVVGPPGRMASVQDPQGARFRLWQAGTRLGAQRVNEPGTWNFSNLLTPDPDRALDFYGPLLGWELDPELGAGMFRVPGYGDHLARTVDPGIHERQEFAPPGFADVAAGVARVSGPARWDVAFSVADRDESAAAAERAGGVVLSTSENEWVREAVVRDPQGAELTLSQFAPQEWG